GCCAGCTCGGCAGTAAGTTTTATGGGAATAGTACCCCAGGAGAGCTGCTTCGAGGGGGATTCAGCGCACCCCAACCAGCTGCTCACTGTTTGTTGTACACAGcaggtttttctttccagcacaaCCTCATGGTAAGAGGTTTGGGGAGTTTAAAACTGGGCATTGGGACCCCAGAACTCAGTGCTGTATCACTGCTGCCTGGGACTTGAGAAAAACCATTTGCAACCTCTTTTTCCGAGGCAAAGCCGAGGCGGAGAGGATGGGCACTCACCAACTGGGTGCATTTGTCGGTGCAGTACCCTGTGAGGACAAAGGCATCCTCACCCGGAGGAATGGCCATCACTGGCGTGTAGACCAAGCCCAGCTCCATGATGCCAGCGTCGTAGCGTCGCAGGGTGGCCGTGTAGTAGAGGCGGATCCCCGAGGAGTCGCGGCGACCTGGTGAGCAAGAGGATGAGGCTGCAAGTCACCGCGGGAGAAGTGACGGCTGCCAGGACAAGGTCAGGAGTGAAAAATGACactgtgctgcagctggcatggggagaggtgttccagcctcTCGCTCGCAGCTTTCTTCATGTGTGCAGttcttattgttttaaaattctagATATTTTGGTGCAAGTCTTTACTGAGTGGCCCCAAACATACGCCTGCTCCCCTAGAGAGGTCACCAACCTGAGGCCAAGAGAGGTGGTTGCTCCAAAGGCAGAGTAGTGCCTTTGGAGAGCCCAAAGCGGGAAGCCAGCTCATGGGGTGCTTTGGAGAACTCCCTCAGAAATACGGCTCATTGCGTCTTTAACTGATATGTCCAAATAACTAAGGCCATGCTGTTACTGGGGGCCTGGCAGGAGGAGAAATGCATATGGAGCAAGTACTCCTTGCATTTGGAAAGCTTCTGGTCTCTCTTGCATTTGAGGTTGCTCCATTTAACGCCCACCCCAAGGAGCTGGTGGGAGTTGGAGAAGACCCTGTGCCCATGGTGTGCCCCTGGCAGATGCTGGccatggggcaggcagaggcagcagtgaGCTCTGCTGAGATGAGCTCTGGCTCTCATTTGCCACCCAGCTTTGTGAGCAAAGAGAAAGGGCAGGTTCAGTAGGTCAGGAGGGATTCAGGCTGGCTTTGAACCCTCTGTCTCTGGGCTGAAGCCCACCCAGGGATAAGAATAACTGGGGAGACACTATTGGTTAACATGCAAAAGCAGATAAATCATGAAAGACATGAGCTCAGTATTTATAGACGTGTTTCTTCTCGAGTTGCCGAATGTGCTATGATTGATCTACAGTACATATGCTCTGGTCTCCTAAAAATATACTTGGGTAGTCAAGAAGCCACTTGTTTTTATGTAAATGAAGAAACTGGGTTGTTtggaatgctttttttttttaaatgtgtctcCTGACAATGTTATTGAAGCAGGAGTACCAGTAAAACAACATCTAAATtcccccatccccaggcaggcTGGTGCTGTCTCTCTGGTGACTCTGGCACTGCTAATGCTCTTGGCTCTGGGCTCAGACCCACCGCCGCCTTGCACAGAAACTGCAGGGGCACCTGGGACAGCCCAGCTAAATAACGGAGTTGGCTTGGACCATTGCCCTGCAGGAATGATGTGCAGGGGCATCTTTCTGCCCCGGGGGGTCTGTGGGCTCAGCCAGGCTCCCTTCCTCGagcctccctccctgccgcAGGGCATGTACAAGGATGGGGTCCAGCCTCTGGTGAAGGCGACTTCGCCGAGGCCAGAAAGACCAGCAGCATGGTGGGGATTTAATATATTCTTCCTGCTAGTGCGGATCTGGACCATGAGGTCTCCAGAAAGTTGCAAACAGGACTTGTTTTGGCCAAGTTTCCTTCTCTATAAAGCCCTCCCTGGCAGGGTGGCAGTGTCTGACGTTTACCCAGCTCTCCTGCCGCCGCCTCGCTGGGGAGGCACCGGGCATCGCCACGCGCCCACTCACCTTTGAACACCAGGGGATTGTGGTAATGAATCTCAAGGCGCAAATATCTGGAGGAGCCCGGGCCACCGAAGGCAAGACCCGCTTCTTCGGGGTAATAGAAAGCCTGGAAGCAGAGTGAAGGTGTTAGGGGAGCAGTGGGCTGGCTTTCCTGGGGACAAGGCTGAGAAGGCTAGGGGAGATGTCTGGGCATAATCCTGACTCCCACCGGGGGCTGAGGGATGTGACTGGTGCTCTTGGCTGTGCTTGGTGAGCTGCTCTTGCTTCCAAAGGTGTCTCACGTGCCGATAAGCACATGCAATGGCATAACCACTGAGTAGGGGCATCACACCGATTTATGGCACCGGGAGGTGGGCTGGGGTGAGGTGGAAACTCAGATGCACCTCGGCGGAGCTCAGACAGGGCTGGATGCAAATCCCAGCAGAGACTGGGATTGGGCAGCCTGCACGGGGCCGTCCCAAGATTGGATTGGGAAGGGCtgagaggcagcaggaaagcGCCTAGGAGAAAAGCTTTCACCCAGGGTCGCGGGTCCCATCTTGCACCCACCTGTGCTCCCATGGCCCATGCTGCAAGCACGTGCCTGCAGTAGTTGAGCCGGTCTGGCTTCATCTTGGAGTCGCAGGGCCCGTTGTAATGGGGGAAGCTGTCAAACTCAGCAGCGCACTGGAACACTTCCATGTGGTGGACCAGGGCCTCGTTGCCTGCTGTGACCACTGGCTCGTACTGCAAAGCAGTGTCCAAGAAGAAGGATGCAGTAAGACCGTTTGCTGAGAGCCCGTGCCTAGGGGTTGCTATCTGTGCAGGCTCCACATGGAGCCCAAGGCAGGTGTGCCTGCTAGCTGTTACTGAATGGGAGACAGTTTCTGCCACGTGATTGAGAGGGAAGGTTGCTCTGGGCATGAGGCACCAAAGGCCACAAGATCTTGGCTTTGGGACCAACTCAGAGTCAACCAGAACCCACAGAgaaacgtctcatcccttctcCAGCAACAGATGCACGTGATCAGCACAGGGTCTCGGTCTGCTTTGTGATGACTGAGTCCTTTGCCAGTTTTGCAGGGCTGAGGTGGCCCTGGGCACATTGCTTTTTCCTAAAGAGGGTTCTGGCCATGTTGTGGTAGCTCTGCCGGTAGctattgggttttgtttctagCCAACAGCTGCTCAGGGCACAGGGAGTAGGATTTGGGGTAGAAAGAGTGATTTCAAATAAGCCTAAGGAACGGATCTGGCTAAAAGCGCCAGCTGTAGAAATGATCTGCAGCAGCGGGAAGGTATCAGGAGCTACGCACTTTTTACTTACACACAGATGATTCATTTCACACCATCTGTTGGAGAGAAAATCCTCCTTCTGAGTTTTCCTTTGCAACGTCGTCTCTCCCCTATAAATCACTAAGCGCTTGCTTTGGCTCGTGTGTCAGGTTTTCCCTCTCCCTGTTCGTGTGGTTTTTGACTCTGGGAGTGCCAGGTCATCTGCTGAGCCACCTCCGCGCCTGCCGGGGCGATGCTCTCCCAGTAGCTCGTGATGGGCAGTCAGATTGGCGTTACGCCTGCCGTTCCCCGGCACTGGGCTGCCTGCAGGTTTCTGCCTCTCCTCTGGGGGAGGTGAGCCAAGCATGTGCAATGTGTCTAGGCATGCACACAAGTTGCATTTATGTCtgtaacccttttttttttcagtatgccTAATATTTAGAAGCCAGTTCATATTCTGGCTTGCTCTGCCCTGCTCTTACCCGCCCTGTTCCTTTGTTTCCCACGTCTATATATTCCTCGTGGCTCATTGCGTGCCATAATCCTGCCATGGGTCTGTACTTGATGGCtacagctctgccttctgcagggGGTCAGCTCTGAGCCTGCCCCGATATCTGCTTGATGTGCCAGGTGGAAAGTCACAACCCGGCCACCTCCTGCTGAGAAACTTCTGATTTCAGGTTCTCTAGGAGACAAGAGGATGCTActgctggtggggtggctctgggaGATGTTTTGGTACCATGTTGAGGAAGACATGGGTCTGAAAGCCTTCCTGTGAAGGGGCAGTGAAAAGGCAGACTTTGCAGAGTGGCTGAACGTGAATGCGGTTTCTGATCTGCACCAGGGAAAGCAACCCTCTTCTCCTGCCTCTTACCATGATAATGTGATGTTTGGGGAAGCCATCTGGGAGCTCCGCCATGTAACACCAGTAGGTTGTCTCCTGGCTGGGAATGACAACATTAGGGGCCGTTATCTCCATGGTCTTCATGTCACTGGGCAGTTCAGGGACGGTGATGTTGGGCTTTAGCAGCTGCACCCTCTGCAGTCCCCTGTGGATGGCAGAGATGTTGATGGCTTGGAGGGAATGGACTGGTTTCTCCAGGATCCCATAGATAAGGTGCACGGTGCCATCCTGAAGCAAGAGTAAAGTATACCAGGTAGTTTTTCATGCAGGAATGTGAATTTCACGGACTATTAGCACCAGTGGTGGTGGCGTGAATCCAGGAATGGGCCTCTTGACTCATCCCCAGATGGGAAGCTACCCTGACTTCACCAGTAGCTCACTTTGTTGGGCTCTCCCAGAAAGGCTATAGATTTCAGGGCATTTCTTTGGCTGACATGATCACAGGGGGTTCCCTACCACTCGGGAGAGTCTGAAAAGTTTTCCCTAGATGGCATCAGTTTTAATCTTAGGAAGTTAATGCTATTGCCCATAAGGGTAACatctcctctctgcttcttcaAAGCCCGTCGTCCCTCCTGAGCTCCAGGCTGGGACAACCATGTCAGTTCAGGGTTCatcccatcctgcagcccagccccagcaatGGCCatgggcagcagcctggggaggaacagcagaaacagaacttCTCTCTGAAatcctccctttctcccagTTTCTGTTGTGGGTGTACGGCGAGAAGCTCTGCTGAAAGTCAACTGCAAGCAAGGAAGGTGATGCTGAACCCAGTGAGCTCTGGGCAGGAGatgaggaagaagggaaaagagaattattttctcttaaagGATCAGAGAATAAAGACCTGCAAGTCTTTTCCTGATTcacacacagatattttttcctccaggacTCTGCATGTTTTGGCAGACAGTAGACATTTCTCACCACAAGACAAGCTTTTGAAAACTAGCAACAAAAACTCAAGGATGTTCTGTGTCCATGttggctttaaaatattctgcccACCAATGGCTTTCATCTGAAATCAGGCTGGTGCCAATTCCTGCCCGCACCTGAAGTGCATGGCTGAGACCCCCAAGCTCTTCAACATCCCTGCTGGGAACATCTCCCCCAAATCCTGCCTCGTGGGGGAGCGGTGAATGCAGATGAAGACAGACTTCACTGATTACACACAAGCACACCGCAGCGGCTCTATTTGCCATCCCTTTGCTCTGGCTCCTGCCAAAACCCTCCCCTTTGCCTCATGTTGAACAACACCAACACCTCTTTGTAACACTCCAAACAGTTGGCTCCAGACTGCAAACCAGAGTGAGGCAGGAGGGTATTTATATAGACCTAACACATGCTTAACAGGAGCAGATGATGCAAACAAGCTAAAATCTACACTTTATAGAGGTTTATAAGGGGTTGTAAATAGATCGTGCCAAACATTACTCACGTCCCAGGGCTAACATCTGTAACACACTTCCTTTCTGCCCTAGACAGCCTGTACACCTAATGCtgtccccaaaacaaaacatcgGTCAGGTATAACCATGCAGGTTGGGGTTTGGAGCTCTGTCCcggggctgggatggggctggggagtGCTATAGCAGGGTGAGGGTGATGCCATACCTCTATAAGGTAGTCCTTGGGGTCACAGGTGCTGAAGGCTCTTCTGAAGAGGAGGTAGAGCCCCTCAGGAGCCCTCCAAGCCCCGAGGAGCTGGTAGTCCTGCTGCGAGTCCATGTGCAGCTGCCCCTTGGAATCGCTCCAGGCATCCTGTGGGAGGAAATGCACCCGCTAAGCCGGGAGGCTCCGCTGGCCCCGCTCAGCCCGAGGAGCCCACGGCAGTGACCTCCAGCGGTACCGCGGGTCGTGAGGTCCTCCTTCTGTTCACCCTCTGGTTGGTTCACCCTCCATGTCATGGAGGTGGAGGGAGCCTGTGTTTTGGTTGCCCCGtgccctcctccagcagcccatGGGCACAGCCGTGCCAGCACGGCCCCTGCCACAAGACCCTTGGTGGCCACCCATGGGTGGGCACAGGCAGACCTGTGAAGTACATGACCCCGGATTAATATTCTGCAGAAAGACCTTTACAGGTTGAGATGTGACTCAGGGAAAGgacacggggcggggggaggaaaGCCCACAGGGACACATTGCATTAgtctgttctgtgttttgggTGTATTTGGCTGAGGGGACCTTCtcggggggtggtgggggtggtggtgtgtgtgtgatgtGCTTTCCAAGACCCTTGCCACAAACCAGCTGCTCACAATTTAAGATCGGACCCTTTGCAGGGCTGTAGTGTCAGCCCTAGAAATCACTACCGCTCTTCAAAGTCCATAATTCGTTGTGACCAGATTGTTTCAGCAAGGCCTCCCAAAAACTGCTCGCTGTTGATGATGGTGACAAAGCCACACtgagaagcaaagcagcaggttAGTCCTGTGCTTAAGGGTTTGAAGGTTTTCAGTATAAAACCCTGCAATAATTTGGATTTAAATAGTGTTGTTTTCTTGATCTTTTGCATCTCCCGTTGATATCTTTTGTTTACTGAGAAAAGGCACCTAAGAAGTACCCTGCTGTACGTACACAAGTGGCATTGGTTCTCTtatcttgggggaaaaaacagaagaaaaagaataaagcatCTTGGCATCATTTCAGCCAGAAGTATAGAGTGATATTTCGAGAACATATTGTCCTTAGAGGGGGAGAGTAAAATCAGCTACATGAAGCTAGcatgacatttgttttcatggGAGTATGGTGTGCAAATTAATCTCATAGTACATGGGGGGGTTAAGCAAATTTGGATCTTTTTAATAGCTGACATACTTAGCCAGAAGAAAGGAtgctgggagagagaaaaccagGACTGGAGAGATTTATGGAAATCTCCTTGCAGGATGCTGTTCAGCACCAACTGAGCGAGAAAGCCCAAATGCTGCCCGGTGTTTAATTCAGTGCTGTTTGTCTTTCAGTGAGCACATGAAGGCAGATTAGAAATGATCATTTATGGTTTTTTAACATGATACTGTAAAATACTGTAACATTCGGGCCACCACACATCCTGAATGGCTGGTAATTAGCAGGAAAACAGTATAGCTAATAAGCCctctttttcatcctttcattACGCTGCCGATCACATTGCAGCTGATTGtgaaagaatgtattttatgGTTAATTTGAAGTAAGCAGAGAGGTAAAATTTAACTTGCTGGAAAGCCTCACATGGGGAAAAATGTGAATTGCTTTCTGCAGCCGAGCGCAGTTGCAATAAGCCTAACGCGGTGGTCTGGGGATAGGTAGCTGCCGTAGAGCACGAGGGCAGTTACTGTAACTGCAGCCCTGGTGGGAAGACAAGCCAAACAAGACCCTGGACAAACGGACTGTGTCAGAAAGGACAGCGATTTGCAGTAGCAAAATCAAACAGCGAAATTAGAAATTAGTTCCTGCCCCCATCTGCTACCACCAGGCGTTTACGTACTGCCCAAATACCTTTGCATGTTTAATTTCTGATAACACCGCGCGGCTGGCAGGCAGCCGTCAGGTTGCGTTTTCCTCTGTCCTGTTGATCTCCGCGGTAGCGCTGGACGTGACTCGCGGCTGGGTTGTtggtgctggcaggagcagcctTTCTGGTTGACAACTTTTGCACTGTCTCAAAGTCATTAATGGGAGCCGCGGTTAATTTCTAATGTGACTGACAGCAGCGCGCAAGTGAACTGAGTTGTTGACACATCCTgcacgtgtgcgtgtgtgcacgAGTGTGAGCTGGTCTGTACAACCACCTGTGGGAGCTCTTTGCAGCTAAGCATAGCAGAGATATCCAGGTTTGGGTTCCACTCAGCCCTGCTGATGtgctgctgtatttattttctctttgggTTTAAGACCCTATGCCAAACCCATAGTGTTGCCTGATCTGTGGCTCCCGTTGGGATAGAAACCCCCAAGCCCTTTTGGACCACTTCAACCTGAGCAAGCGGGAGAGGTCTAGCGTGCACCGTGCCCTGGACCAGCCCCACTCTTTCAAACCACGAGCCAGATTCACCCGTGGGGAGGTAACCCCAAAAGCAGCCATGCAATCACACAAGTGACTCACCCCAAAATAGGAATTGTGCCCGTCGCTCCAGAGCACAGCCAGGTCCGCGTTCTCGAACTCGCCCCTGTCCGACATCCCAAAGAGGAGCCCGAACTGCAGGTCCCTGATGAGGAGCTGGAAGTGCACGGCTTGCTCGGGATAGCTGACGTTCCAGGAGAGCTCGAGCAGCCCCTGGGGATCAAGGGGCACCTTGTATGGAAAATCACTCCCGCGGGGTGCCGAGCCCTGCAGGGCCaccaccaagatgaccaggaACACCGCGATCATGGTGAAGTACATGGATGCCACTTCCCGCAGCTtgaagctggggcaggggcagggcttGCTCCCGGAGGTCTGCATGCCGGGCAGGACGGCACCCGCATGCCTGGCTTTGCCCATTTATGTGCTGGCCCTCCTGGGTGAGCTGGGTAAGTGATACTCTTTAATTGCATTTGGTTGTTGGGAAATTGGATTGTTGTATTGACCCCCCCCACCTCCTGGCCAAACACTTGTCATTCGCTGCCTCCCCTTAATTGGCTCTAATTGCACATGGACATTATCAATAGCAATTGAATTCGACTGGGCTGATGTTATTCGCTCTTAAATCTTCCTTAGTGGCTGGAAAGGGGTGTTTAATCTTAAGCTGCTCTTGCTGAGCCTTGCGTGGACACTCTCTGCCCTGCTTGCAGTGCCTCTcgcccagctctgccccaggagcaaccccagccacagccccctgtgtcccccagcCTGGGATCACTTATAACCCAAAAGGTGGCCAGACTAGGGGGGATCAAATCCCAGGGTCAGCTGCCTGATGGACACAGAGTCCTgggccccctccctgcccacacTCCACTGGGTGCAGGTTGGGGTATCACTGGGTGCgcccccattttctttttgctcctCTGAGTAACCACGCAGGACCATGGCTTGCAGGTCAGCTGGCCCAAGTGCCCCTTGGGGACCCCTtggctctccccagccctgttGCAGCATGCTGCTCAGGCTGTGCCAAGGTCTGGGCTGTACCACGGGGACCCGTCCGGCTGCACGTTCCCTCCCAGAGGCCCCGCCAATGGCACGGAGCCCGGAGAGctgtttctgggtttgtttatttttggagGCTGGCCTCCCTGAGGACACGTTTGCCTGAGATGCTGCCGAAAGCTGAGCCAAGTCAAGCTGCCCAGAGCCCCACAGTCCTTTAG
The Phalacrocorax carbo chromosome 18, bPhaCar2.1, whole genome shotgun sequence DNA segment above includes these coding regions:
- the DBH gene encoding dopamine beta-hydroxylase — encoded protein: MGKARHAGAVLPGMQTSGSKPCPCPSFKLREVASMYFTMIAVFLVILVVALQGSAPRGSDFPYKVPLDPQGLLELSWNVSYPEQAVHFQLLIRDLQFGLLFGMSDRGEFENADLAVLWSDGHNSYFGDAWSDSKGQLHMDSQQDYQLLGAWRAPEGLYLLFRRAFSTCDPKDYLIEDGTVHLIYGILEKPVHSLQAINISAIHRGLQRVQLLKPNITVPELPSDMKTMEITAPNVVIPSQETTYWCYMAELPDGFPKHHIIMYEPVVTAGNEALVHHMEVFQCAAEFDSFPHYNGPCDSKMKPDRLNYCRHVLAAWAMGAQAFYYPEEAGLAFGGPGSSRYLRLEIHYHNPLVFKGRRDSSGIRLYYTATLRRYDAGIMELGLVYTPVMAIPPGEDAFVLTGYCTDKCTQLALPTAGIRIFASQLHTHLAGRKVVTVLSRDGRERQVVNADGHYSPHFQEIRMLKKVVAVFPGDELITTCTYNTEDRSRVTVGGFGILEEMCVNYVHYYPQTQLELCKSAVDPGYLHRYFNLVNRFNDEEVCMCPQVSIPQQFFSVPWNTFNRDVLKSLYGFAPISMHCNKSSAVRFPGEWEKQPLPTITKRLQEPVPRCPPAPGPRPAAPIPLNLGELRKD